One Tamlana carrageenivorans genomic region harbors:
- a CDS encoding efflux RND transporter periplasmic adaptor subunit: protein MKNIYTLLLASVLFSSCGSDKKSSVEAIIATNDLEKIRQKHTELEASAHVIATQLKEVEDAIKALNPQSKIPLITTFKANEAPFKHYVELQGNVSTNQNIVIYPEFSGVLTSVYVKEGQQVKKGQILAKIDDGGLSQQLAQLKIQASLAQTTYERQDRLWQQKIGSEMQYLQAKANYEAQTQAVNQLEQQIGKTQVRAPFSGTIDDVITDQGSVVAPGQTPLIRIVNLDDMYIESDVPESYVSSIVKGKDVQVYFPVLEKKIKTKVRQSGNYINPANRTFKVEIALPSKDESILPNLTARLKINDYTSEKAILIPQSIISENAEGQQYVYTITDKDGKTAKAHRTIIQTGKTQGDFIEILSGIENGQEIIDEGARTVKEGQDVKILEIK, encoded by the coding sequence ATGAAAAACATATACACTCTACTACTTGCTTCCGTATTATTTAGCTCATGTGGCTCTGATAAAAAATCATCGGTGGAAGCCATTATCGCTACAAACGATTTAGAAAAAATTAGGCAAAAACACACCGAATTAGAAGCTTCTGCTCATGTAATTGCAACACAATTAAAGGAGGTTGAAGATGCGATTAAAGCATTAAATCCGCAGTCTAAAATTCCGTTAATCACCACTTTTAAAGCCAACGAAGCACCTTTTAAACATTATGTTGAATTACAAGGTAACGTTAGCACAAATCAAAACATTGTCATTTACCCTGAGTTTTCAGGAGTTTTAACCTCGGTTTATGTTAAAGAAGGACAGCAGGTTAAAAAAGGACAAATTTTGGCTAAAATCGACGACGGAGGCTTAAGTCAGCAACTAGCACAGCTAAAAATTCAAGCTAGCCTGGCACAAACAACATATGAGCGTCAAGACCGTTTATGGCAACAAAAAATTGGTAGTGAAATGCAATACCTTCAAGCCAAAGCCAACTACGAAGCGCAAACCCAAGCTGTAAACCAATTAGAACAACAAATTGGTAAAACACAAGTTCGCGCACCCTTCTCAGGAACCATTGACGATGTAATTACAGACCAAGGTAGTGTCGTTGCTCCAGGGCAAACCCCATTGATTAGAATTGTAAACTTGGACGATATGTATATTGAATCGGATGTACCAGAAAGCTACGTATCAAGTATTGTTAAAGGAAAAGATGTTCAAGTTTATTTCCCTGTGTTAGAAAAAAAAATAAAAACCAAAGTACGTCAATCTGGAAATTACATCAACCCAGCCAACCGTACCTTTAAAGTTGAAATTGCACTACCAAGTAAAGATGAATCAATCTTACCTAATTTAACAGCGCGATTAAAAATAAACGACTATACCAGCGAGAAAGCCATTTTAATTCCGCAAAGTATCATTTCAGAAAATGCTGAAGGCCAACAATATGTTTATACCATAACAGATAAAGATGGTAAAACGGCTAAAGCACATCGTACCATTATCCAAACAGGTAAAACCCAAGGTGATTTTATTGAAATTTTATCTGGCATTGAAAACGGACAAGAAATTATTGATGAAGGCGCACGTACCGTTAAAGAAGGTCAGGATGTAAAAATTCTTGAGATTAAATAA
- a CDS encoding TolC family protein codes for MKNKLIVFFSLLFAISGYSQETPIAFSLQEAIDYALENNRNVKNAARDIDMAKEEKWQATATGLPQINGAVDYQNWLKQQVSLLPAEITGGNPGEFVPVEFSPKQNINAKATLSQLIFDGSYLVALKASKVYLEISENAKIKTDLEVRKAVINAYGNVLLTEESIKILESNKAILESNLEEIQKTFENGLEEEESVEQIKITLSSLMSDYNNVKRLKLLAYQMLNITLGIDLNTPTVLTDNLEILSLQYTSLEALAADDSVENNIDYLIAENEVESKDLLVKLAMSKGMPTLSAFVNGGYSAFGEDFGFFNSNQKWYASSMFGVSLNIPIFSSLGRSSATQEARIDLEKANESFVEIEQKIKLDIARAKSEYQFAIEDYANKKQNLDLAERIERKNETKFFEGISSSFDLRQAQTQLYVAQQEYLQSMIDIINKKAELDAILSQINY; via the coding sequence ATGAAGAATAAACTAATTGTTTTTTTTAGTTTACTATTTGCTATTTCAGGGTATTCACAGGAAACACCAATAGCTTTTAGCTTACAAGAAGCCATAGACTATGCTTTGGAAAATAACCGCAATGTGAAAAATGCCGCTAGAGACATTGATATGGCCAAAGAAGAAAAATGGCAAGCTACCGCTACAGGTTTACCACAAATTAATGGAGCCGTAGATTACCAAAATTGGTTAAAGCAACAAGTATCGTTACTGCCTGCAGAAATAACCGGAGGAAATCCTGGCGAGTTTGTTCCTGTCGAGTTTAGTCCAAAACAAAACATTAACGCCAAAGCGACTTTAAGTCAATTAATATTTGACGGTTCTTATTTAGTAGCCTTAAAAGCTTCAAAGGTGTATTTAGAAATTTCTGAAAACGCTAAAATTAAAACCGATCTGGAAGTTAGAAAAGCAGTTATTAATGCCTACGGAAATGTTTTACTAACTGAAGAAAGTATAAAAATTCTCGAGAGTAATAAAGCGATTCTAGAATCGAACTTAGAGGAAATTCAAAAAACTTTTGAAAACGGTTTGGAAGAAGAAGAAAGTGTTGAACAAATAAAAATCACGCTTTCAAGCTTAATGAGTGATTACAACAATGTAAAACGCCTAAAACTTTTAGCATACCAAATGCTTAATATCACCTTGGGTATCGATTTAAACACACCTACCGTATTAACAGATAATCTTGAAATATTAAGTTTACAATACACTTCACTTGAAGCATTAGCCGCCGATGATAGCGTGGAAAACAACATTGATTACTTAATTGCTGAAAACGAAGTTGAAAGCAAAGATTTACTGGTAAAACTAGCCATGAGTAAAGGCATGCCAACACTTAGCGCCTTTGTAAATGGTGGATACAGTGCCTTTGGTGAAGACTTCGGTTTTTTTAATAGCAATCAAAAATGGTATGCTTCATCCATGTTTGGAGTTAGTTTAAACATTCCAATATTTAGCTCTTTAGGTCGCTCATCAGCAACTCAGGAAGCTCGAATTGATTTAGAAAAAGCAAACGAGTCTTTTGTCGAAATCGAACAAAAAATCAAATTAGACATTGCTCGAGCTAAAAGTGAATACCAATTCGCTATAGAAGATTATGCTAATAAAAAACAAAATTTAGATTTAGCAGAACGTATAGAACGTAAAAATGAAACCAAATTTTTTGAAGGTATCTCTTCAAGTTTCGACTTACGTCAGGCGCAAACACAATTATATGTTGCGCAACAAGAATACTTACAATCTATGATTGACATTATCAATAAAAAAGCAGAATTAGACGCCATTTTAAGCCAAATTAATTACTAA
- a CDS encoding ATP-binding protein → MINKRLLIKHLLAHNDENSFYDKKRKIDIGQKEGKAKFLKHVCALSNSNPKNNSYMVIGVEDDDNAIIGVDFFDDSKIQNLINAYLTNPPIVQYENIPFPHLPNNKVVGLVTIRPNEGLTSLRKNIWKYYGGSVFFRDGSMSMPKVFDIEITDVNSKIVAAIEKNAQNNIEHTLDGVFDFMNSRSDYNAQYKVFKEYFVVCWAGQKKLVKDDIYYSRVDIELINERVRLFFSALDEVSIRIDENQFKIIEYVNLGLQGTNRYYPLEETLIRFEDNAQYNIETTLLFEPPKFDKKILHHIYNTNNAILNKLKKGMTLTPAEESDLKNLPETYLICYLNHFENAINKLIEAKTLIKNYDQDTYRLYKETIRILRKVRYN, encoded by the coding sequence ATGATTAACAAACGCTTACTTATAAAACACCTTTTAGCCCACAACGACGAAAATAGTTTTTACGACAAAAAGCGTAAAATCGATATTGGCCAGAAAGAAGGAAAGGCTAAATTTTTAAAGCATGTTTGTGCCCTATCCAATAGCAACCCTAAAAATAATTCGTATATGGTTATTGGTGTTGAAGACGATGATAATGCCATTATTGGCGTCGACTTTTTTGATGATAGTAAAATTCAAAACCTCATCAATGCGTATTTAACCAATCCTCCCATTGTTCAATATGAAAATATTCCTTTTCCACATTTACCAAATAATAAAGTTGTTGGTTTAGTAACCATTAGACCCAATGAAGGCTTAACTTCGTTAAGAAAAAACATCTGGAAATATTACGGCGGATCGGTATTTTTTAGAGATGGTAGCATGAGCATGCCAAAAGTATTTGACATTGAAATTACAGATGTGAACTCTAAAATTGTTGCGGCCATTGAAAAAAATGCACAAAATAATATAGAACACACTCTTGATGGCGTTTTCGATTTTATGAATAGCCGATCCGACTACAATGCGCAATACAAAGTGTTTAAAGAATATTTTGTGGTGTGCTGGGCTGGACAAAAGAAATTGGTAAAAGACGATATTTACTATTCTCGTGTCGATATTGAATTGATAAATGAACGAGTAAGGCTATTCTTTTCGGCCTTAGATGAAGTTTCCATTAGAATTGACGAGAACCAATTTAAAATTATTGAATACGTTAATTTAGGACTACAAGGCACCAATAGATATTACCCTTTAGAAGAAACCCTTATTAGGTTTGAAGACAACGCTCAATATAATATTGAAACCACATTATTATTTGAACCACCCAAGTTCGACAAAAAAATTTTGCATCATATTTACAACACCAATAACGCCATTTTAAACAAATTAAAAAAAGGCATGACGCTCACTCCTGCAGAGGAAAGCGATTTAAAAAACCTTCCGGAAACCTATCTTATTTGTTATCTCAATCACTTTGAAAACGCCATTAATAAGCTTATTGAAGCCAAAACTCTTATAAAAAACTACGATCAAGACACTTACAGGCTCTATAAAGAAACCATACGAATCCTAAGAAAGGTTCGTTACAATTAA
- a CDS encoding AAA family ATPase, whose translation MMEETGTVDIKTINEKIEKESAFVDLLMHEINKVIVGQKHMVERLLIGLLGQGHILLEGVPGLAKTLAINTLSQAVDGSFSRIQFTPDLLPADVTGTLIYNMKLNDFSIKKGPIFANFVLADEINRAPAKVQSALLEAMQEKQVTIGDDTFKLDKPFLVMATMNPVEQEGTYPLPEAQVDRFMLKTVIDYPKIADEQLIMRANLKGAWEKVNPVVSVSQILKAQEVVREVYMDEKIEKYILDIIFATRYPEKYKLEDLKPLISFGASPRGSINLATAAKCYAFIKRRGYVIPEDVRAVVYDVLRHRIGITYEAEAENVTSVDIINKIVNEIEVP comes from the coding sequence ATGATGGAAGAAACAGGTACAGTTGACATTAAGACGATCAATGAAAAAATTGAAAAAGAAAGTGCTTTTGTTGATTTGCTCATGCATGAGATTAATAAGGTGATTGTTGGTCAAAAACACATGGTCGAACGTTTACTTATCGGTTTGTTAGGTCAAGGACATATTTTATTAGAAGGGGTGCCAGGTTTAGCGAAAACCCTTGCAATAAACACGTTGTCGCAGGCTGTTGATGGGAGTTTTAGTAGAATTCAATTCACACCAGATTTACTGCCCGCCGATGTTACAGGAACATTAATTTACAACATGAAACTTAATGATTTCTCCATTAAAAAGGGACCTATTTTTGCCAACTTCGTATTGGCCGATGAGATCAACAGAGCACCGGCTAAGGTGCAATCGGCATTGTTAGAGGCCATGCAGGAAAAGCAAGTTACCATTGGTGATGATACCTTTAAGCTGGATAAGCCATTTTTAGTTATGGCTACCATGAACCCTGTAGAGCAAGAAGGAACTTATCCGTTGCCAGAAGCACAGGTAGACCGTTTCATGTTAAAAACGGTTATTGATTACCCGAAAATTGCCGACGAACAGCTTATTATGAGAGCTAATTTAAAAGGGGCTTGGGAAAAAGTAAATCCCGTGGTTTCCGTGTCGCAAATTCTAAAAGCCCAAGAGGTGGTTCGTGAAGTTTACATGGACGAAAAAATTGAAAAATACATCCTGGATATCATCTTCGCAACCCGTTATCCAGAAAAATATAAATTAGAAGATTTAAAACCATTAATTTCTTTTGGAGCATCGCCTCGTGGTAGTATCAATTTAGCAACAGCAGCAAAATGTTATGCCTTTATAAAACGTCGTGGTTATGTGATTCCAGAAGATGTTCGTGCCGTAGTATACGATGTTTTAAGACACAGAATTGGAATTACCTATGAGGCGGAAGCCGAGAATGTAACTTCTGTAGATATCATTAATAAGATAGTAAACGAAATAGAAGTACCTTAA
- a CDS encoding TetR/AcrR family transcriptional regulator codes for MKDKIITASKELFLNYGFKSITMDDIANHLGISKKTIYVHFTNKTKLVEAVAFDIFENISEGIDTICNNSKNPIEELYAIKVFVLNYLKNEKSSSQFQLQKYYPRIAERLHLKQFEKMQVCVKDSIQKGIDMHLFRKEINVDFISRMYFNGMSGLKDQTVFPLELFTMDYLMENYLEYHLRAIVADEGLQILNKFITSNQS; via the coding sequence ATGAAAGATAAAATAATTACCGCATCAAAAGAACTATTTTTAAACTACGGGTTTAAAAGTATCACTATGGACGATATTGCCAATCACCTAGGCATATCAAAAAAAACCATTTATGTTCATTTCACAAATAAAACAAAACTTGTAGAAGCCGTTGCCTTCGATATTTTTGAAAACATTTCCGAAGGTATCGATACCATTTGCAATAATTCTAAAAACCCCATTGAAGAGTTATACGCGATTAAAGTATTTGTTCTAAATTATTTGAAAAACGAAAAATCATCTTCGCAATTTCAATTACAAAAATACTACCCCCGAATTGCCGAACGCCTACATTTAAAACAGTTTGAAAAAATGCAAGTCTGTGTTAAAGACAGCATTCAAAAAGGTATTGACATGCATTTGTTTAGAAAAGAAATTAATGTCGATTTTATTTCAAGAATGTATTTTAACGGTATGTCTGGTTTAAAAGATCAAACGGTTTTTCCTTTAGAGTTATTTACCATGGATTATCTCATGGAAAACTATTTAGAATACCACTTAAGAGCCATTGTTGCCGATGAAGGCCTTCAAATATTAAATAAATTTATAACATCAAATCAATCATAA
- a CDS encoding SDR family NAD(P)-dependent oxidoreductase, whose protein sequence is MTKTALITGATSGIGEATAYEFAKQGIHLILCGRRVERLHTIEEALKKLTVVHTLNFDVRNKQQTFEAIASLPENFKNIDILVNNAGNAHGLDPIHEGDIDDWDTMIDINVKGLLYVSKAIIPQMTERHSGHIINIGSSAGKEVYPKGNVYCATKHAVLAITKGMRLDLNPYGIKVTAINPGMVKTEFSQVRFKGDPISDSVYKGFKALEAKDVADIIYFAVSRPAHVNIADLLVYPTAQSNSTTVLKEQ, encoded by the coding sequence ATGACAAAAACAGCCCTTATTACGGGAGCTACTAGCGGCATTGGTGAAGCTACAGCTTATGAATTTGCAAAACAAGGCATTCATTTAATACTTTGCGGCCGACGCGTAGAACGCTTACACACCATTGAAGAAGCCTTAAAAAAACTGACTGTAGTTCATACATTAAACTTTGATGTACGCAACAAACAACAAACCTTCGAAGCTATTGCATCGCTTCCCGAAAATTTTAAAAACATAGATATTTTAGTTAATAACGCAGGAAACGCCCATGGTTTAGACCCCATTCATGAGGGTGATATTGACGACTGGGATACCATGATAGACATTAACGTAAAAGGTTTACTATATGTAAGTAAGGCCATCATCCCTCAAATGACCGAGAGACACTCTGGACACATAATAAACATAGGATCATCGGCCGGAAAAGAAGTTTACCCAAAAGGCAATGTCTATTGCGCAACTAAACATGCCGTATTAGCCATTACCAAAGGTATGCGCTTAGATTTAAACCCTTATGGCATCAAGGTTACGGCCATAAACCCAGGAATGGTTAAAACCGAATTTTCACAAGTACGCTTTAAAGGCGATCCTATTTCCGACTCGGTTTACAAAGGCTTTAAAGCTTTAGAAGCCAAAGACGTTGCCGATATCATATACTTTGCCGTATCGCGACCAGCCCATGTAAACATAGCCGATTTATTGGTTTATCCTACCGCTCAATCAAATAGTACTACAGTTTTAAAAGAACAATAA
- a CDS encoding polyprenyl synthetase family protein, whose product MLSIEKYQEEFIKFLEDYQIVKAPQGLYQPIEYILNLGGKRLRPVLTLMTAHIFNSDYKKALNAALSIEVFHNFSLVHDDIMDDAPLRRGHQTVHEKWDINTGILSGDAMLIMAYQLFEHYEADVFQALAKLFSKTALEVCEGQQYDIDFETRNDVTIPEYLKMIEFKTAVLVGAAMKMGAIVAKASTEDQEGIYDFGRYLGIAFQLQDDYLDAFGDPKTFGKQVGGDIIENKKTYLYLKALQFAEASEKKELESLFASTVDDASEKIVGAKAIFQSSGSAEATKSAILEYTNKAFDVLETLDISEDKKALLKAFGHNLMNRTV is encoded by the coding sequence ATGCTTTCCATAGAAAAATACCAAGAGGAGTTTATTAAATTCCTAGAAGATTATCAGATTGTTAAGGCACCTCAAGGACTTTATCAACCTATCGAATACATTTTAAACTTAGGCGGAAAACGCTTAAGGCCTGTACTTACCCTCATGACGGCGCATATTTTTAATAGCGACTATAAAAAAGCATTAAATGCGGCGTTGAGTATTGAAGTATTTCATAACTTTTCCCTAGTTCACGATGATATTATGGATGATGCACCGCTACGTCGTGGCCATCAAACGGTTCATGAAAAGTGGGATATTAATACGGGTATTCTTTCTGGTGACGCTATGCTAATTATGGCTTATCAACTTTTTGAACATTATGAAGCCGATGTTTTTCAGGCTTTAGCCAAATTGTTTAGCAAAACGGCTTTAGAGGTTTGTGAAGGCCAGCAGTATGATATCGATTTTGAAACGCGGAACGATGTTACCATTCCGGAGTATTTAAAGATGATAGAATTTAAAACAGCCGTTTTGGTTGGAGCTGCCATGAAAATGGGGGCGATTGTAGCAAAAGCTTCAACAGAAGACCAAGAAGGTATTTATGATTTTGGACGCTATTTAGGTATTGCATTTCAGTTACAAGATGACTATCTGGATGCTTTTGGTGATCCTAAAACTTTTGGGAAACAAGTAGGTGGTGATATTATTGAAAATAAAAAAACCTATTTGTATTTGAAAGCGCTTCAATTTGCTGAAGCTTCCGAGAAAAAAGAGTTGGAATCCTTGTTCGCTTCAACGGTTGATGATGCTTCGGAAAAAATAGTAGGTGCTAAAGCAATTTTTCAGTCTTCTGGTTCCGCGGAAGCGACAAAATCAGCTATTTTGGAATACACCAACAAAGCATTTGATGTGTTGGAAACTTTGGATATCTCTGAAGATAAAAAAGCCTTATTAAAAGCCTTTGGCCATAATTTAATGAACAGAACCGTGTAA
- the ric gene encoding iron-sulfur cluster repair di-iron protein — protein sequence MEVLNSNVQKQIGAFVAEDFRTAAVFNQYGIDFCCRGGRTLEEVCEKNQIDANELLGKLESVLNSKTDQSIDYKSWPLDLLVDYIEKKHHRYVEEKIPVLRQFLDKLCRVHGEKHPELITINELFTASAGELSAHLKKEELVLFPFVKKMVGATLSQGAIEAPQFGTVENPIAMMMDEHDHEGVRFRKIAELSNNYNPPVDACNTYRVTYAMLQEFEQDLHLHIHLENNILFPQAIKLEKQFH from the coding sequence ATGGAAGTATTAAATAGTAACGTACAAAAGCAAATTGGAGCCTTTGTAGCAGAAGATTTTAGAACAGCAGCGGTATTTAATCAATACGGTATCGATTTTTGTTGTCGAGGAGGAAGAACTTTAGAAGAAGTTTGTGAGAAAAACCAAATTGATGCTAATGAGTTATTAGGTAAACTAGAATCTGTTTTAAACTCAAAAACCGATCAATCTATAGATTATAAATCATGGCCCTTAGATTTATTGGTGGATTATATCGAGAAAAAGCACCATCGTTATGTGGAGGAAAAAATTCCTGTGCTTCGTCAGTTTTTAGACAAATTATGTCGCGTACATGGCGAAAAACATCCGGAATTGATTACTATTAACGAATTGTTTACGGCCTCGGCAGGTGAGTTATCGGCGCATTTGAAAAAGGAAGAATTGGTCCTTTTTCCATTTGTTAAAAAAATGGTTGGTGCCACATTAAGTCAAGGCGCTATTGAAGCACCACAATTTGGTACCGTTGAAAACCCTATTGCCATGATGATGGACGAACACGATCATGAAGGTGTGCGATTTAGAAAAATTGCCGAATTAAGTAATAATTATAACCCTCCAGTAGATGCTTGTAACACTTACCGAGTTACTTATGCCATGTTGCAAGAATTCGAGCAAGATTTGCATTTACACATCCATTTGGAGAATAATATTTTATTTCCTCAAGCTATCAAATTGGAGAAACAGTTTCATTAA
- a CDS encoding RrF2 family transcriptional regulator codes for MFSKACEYGIKAAIFIATKSYEGKRVSPKEIAQEIDSPQAFTAKILQALVKNDVVSSVKGAYGGFEIDRNQIASIKLSQIVNAIDGDAIYNGCSLGLHACDEAHPCPVHDKFKAIRTNLKHMLENTSLEELALKIKYGVSFLKV; via the coding sequence ATGTTTTCAAAAGCTTGCGAATATGGTATTAAGGCTGCAATTTTTATCGCGACCAAATCTTATGAAGGTAAGCGTGTGAGCCCTAAAGAAATTGCTCAGGAAATCGATTCTCCACAAGCTTTTACGGCTAAAATATTACAAGCCTTGGTAAAAAACGATGTCGTATCATCTGTAAAAGGTGCTTATGGTGGTTTTGAAATTGATAGAAATCAAATTGCAAGCATTAAGTTATCGCAAATAGTAAATGCTATTGACGGCGATGCCATTTATAACGGTTGTAGTTTAGGGCTTCATGCCTGTGATGAAGCACATCCATGTCCGGTTCACGATAAATTTAAAGCCATAAGAACCAATTTAAAACACATGCTGGAAAACACGAGTTTGGAAGAACTAGCTTTAAAAATTAAGTATGGAGTGTCATTCTTAAAGGTTTAA